Genomic DNA from Candidatus Saccharibacteria bacterium:
ATGACTATTTAGTTTCTTTTTGGTATTAACGCCTTCCAGGCAGAGGCCAAGAATCTTTTTTGAACCACCAGCCTCAAGATAATAGGCCCTGGTTGTGCCCTCCACCGGGATGGTCACTACATCGACTGGCGCAACTATATTAGAGGTAAAGCGTACAATCTCATCGCGCTGCAATGTGGCCGGTCGAGCGATGGTTTTTACACAATGGCTAAAGAACTCCGGTAGCTCAGCGCCCGCACTATTAAGGGTTGTGATTGGGCGAGATTGCACAATATAGATTTGTTGATTCTCGATTGCAAACTCAATGTCTTGTGGCGCATCGTAATAATCTTCAATTTGCTTGCCCTGCTCTACCAGCTTTTGCAGCAATGCTTTTGACAGAATCTGTCCTTTTTTGGTCACGACAGCTTCTGTGTTTTTGCCATCTTTATATACAAGCATTTTGGCCTGGCGGTGCTTTGTATGATATATTGCACTGCCCGTCTTTTTATCGACGGTGTAGCCTTCTGGAGTTACTAAGCCCTGTACCAGCAACTCGCCCAAGCCATGGATCGCCTCAATTACCATTTGTTCTGGATTGCTACTAAGCGGATTTGCGGTAAACATTACTCCAGACACTTCGCTATCGACCATCTTTTGCACAACTACAGCTACGGCCTGCTGTTTTTTGGGTATATGGTGATCTTTGGCATAACTTTGGGCGCGATCAGACTCTATCGACTGCCAGCAGTGCTTAATGGCATCGAGCAAGCCTCCTCTGTCAACATTGAGCTCGGTATCGAGCTGGCCCGCCCAAGAAGCGCCTGCGGCATCTTCGGCAATTGCTGAAGAGCGTACAGCTACTCTTTCGGCACCTAGCTTATCAAATACTGCGTAGATCTCTTTTGTGAGGCCGTTAGAGTCAACTAGGCTTTTATTAAACGACGCTGTGGTAATTACAAACCCTGGCGGAACGGCCAATCCGGCATTCGTCATCCGCCCCAACGAAGCACCTTTGCCACCAACCTCATTTACGTTGGTTGCTTCTTCTAGAAAAACCACACTTTTCATGACTTTATCATATCAAAAAAGAGGCCAGATGGCCTCTTGAATTATTCATGGTGATCCCACGGGGAGTCGAACCCCGGTTGCCAGGATGAGAACCTGGTGTCCTAACCACTAGACGATGGGACCTCGTCTAAACTGTGCTTCGATAGCTATTGCAAACTTCTCGGGTTTGCAACTTATATTCTCGCACTGTTTCTCCTTTCGATTCAAATTTCTTCGACAATTTGAATCGGTCAACAGCTATCGCAAAGAACAAATTTCATTCTCTGTCGAGTCGGGGTAGCTGCAGCAAAGTAAAGTCAGAACACGACCTTAACATAAACCTAAGCTCATTTCAATACTAGCATCGTGCTTAGCATAGGCGTATTATAAATCCAAGTTTTGTTTTTGTGAGTTCGATAATGTGGAGTTGACAATAAGGGGGTATTTTCGTATTATGTTCGTAAGCATAAATTTTTTAACGTGTGTTAAAAAAATCCTTGACGAACATCTAATACTCTATATATAGTGGTAATGCTTATAGTTCTTACGCTATATGTAGTGTTTGCTGCTTATAAAACATAAAAAAATGGAGGGTTGACGACATGGCTTTTACGCATATTAAAAAACGCAACGGACAAACGGCCGAATTTGACCGAGCACGGATTGAAATTGCGATTGGTAAAGCCAACGATTCGGTTGAGGGCGAGATTGCCAAGGGCGCTATAACGCCGCTGGTCGATGGCATTGTGGCCCGTCTCGATCAGGAGTTCGACGATGTCTTGCCCGATGTCGAGTCGATCCAAGACCTTGTAGAGCAAGCATTAATGCAAGCTGGTTACTATCGCACCGTGCGCAGTTACATTCTTTATCGTGAGCGGCATAGCCAAGAGCGGGTCGAAGCTCAAGAAGAAATCATCCACAAACTCGAGCAAAAGCAACTAACAGTTGTTCAGCACGACGGCAAAAAAGAAAAGTTCTCCGAAGAAAAAATCGCTCAAACCATCCAAGCTTATACCAAGGATCTCAAACATGTCGACGTGCCCATGCTGGTAGGCGCAGTTAAGATCAACCTCTACGACGGCATTGTAGCCGATGAACTTTACGACGCTATTATTGTGGCCGTACGCTCATTTATAGAACGTGACTACGAGTACTCGCTTTTGGCGGCTCGGCTGCTACTCAATAAGCTCTATTACGACATAATTGGCCCCACTACTCTAACCCGATTCGGTTCGACCTACAAAGACGGCTTTGCTAACTACATTCAAGAGGGCGTTAAAAATAAGCTTTTGCTGGTTGAAATGCTAAACTTTGACCTCGAAGAGTTGGCTGGCTACCTCAAACCCGAGCGCGATGAAATTTATAGCTTTATGGCTTTGCAGTCTATGTATGGTAATTATTTCTTGCGCCCGGAGCGCGAGAGCAAGACTGTTTTGGAAACACCTCAATTCTTCTGGATGCGTGTGAGCATGGGTATGGCCCTGAATGAGCCAGTCGAAAACCGCACCGAGCTGGTGAAAAAATTTTACGATATGGTCTCAACCAAGCGCTACACACCAAGCTCGCCTACTCTATACAACTCCGGCACCTCATTCCCGCAAATGAGCTCGTGCTTTTTAAACACTGTCGACGACGATCTCGACCATATCTTTAAGGTCTTTCGTGACAACGCCATGATGAGTAAATTTTCGGGCGGCATTGCCACCGATTGGACCAACATTCGCGGTACTGGCTCACTGATCAAAACTATCAACATCCCCTCGCAGGGCGTGATACCTTTCTTAAAGATTGCCAACGATGTTACCATTGCCATTGCGCGCAGTGGCCGCCGGATTGGTGCCACCTGCGTATACCTAGAAAACTGGCACTACGACTTCGAAGACTTTTTGGAACTGCGCAAAAACACTGGCGATGAGCGCCGCCGCACTCACGACATGAACACTGCCTCTTGGGTGTCAGATCTATTTATGAAGCGTGTGGCTCAAGACGGCCAATGGACCATGTTCTCGCCTAGTGAAGTGCCTGAATTACACGACCTATACGGCAAGGAATTTGAGGAAAAATACGTCGAGTACGAAAAAATGGCTGATAATGGTGACATTAAGATGTTCCGACGCACTTCGGCTACTCAGCTCTGGCGCAAGATGCTAACTATGCTATTTGAAACTGGCCACCCGTGGTTGACGTTTAAAGATGTTTGTAACCTGCGCTCGCCTCAAGACCACGCTGGTGTGGTGCACAACTCTAACCTATGCACCGAGATTACCCTAAATAACTCGGCCGACGAAACCGCCGTTTGTAACCTGGGCTCAGTCAATCTCGCAACTCACGTTAAAGCTGGCAAGCTCGATACTAAGATGCTGTCAGAAACTGTCGCTTGGGCAATGCGCATGCTCGACAATGTGGTCGACATTACCTTTTACCCGACCGAAGAAACCAAGACCTCTAATATGCGCCACCGCCCGGTCGGTTTGGGCATCATGGGCTTTCAAGATGCTCTTTACAAGCTAGACATTCCGTTTGAGTCTGAGGCGGCCATAAAGTTTGCCGATGAATCGATGGAGCTAATTAGTTACCACGCCATTATGGGTTCGGCTAACTTGGCTCGTGAAAAAGGTGCCTACTCGAGCTTTAAGGGCAGTAAGTGGGATCGCGGCATATTCCCGATCGACACCATTGAGCTAGTTGAAAAAGAACGTGGCCAAAAGATCGACGTTAGCCGCACTGGCAAGCTCAACTGGAAACCTGTGCGCGAAGCCGTTAAAAAGTATGGCTTGCGCAACTCCAACACCATGGCCATCGCCCCAACCGCCTCAATTGCCAATATCAATGACTGTTATCCTTGCATTGAGCCGATCTACAAAAATCTGTATGTAAAATCGAACATGAACGGCGAATTCACGGTTATTAATCCGTTCTTGGTCGAAGACCTTAAAAAAGCTAAGCTTTGGAACGACGACATGATTGAAAAGCTTAAGTTCCACGATGGCAGCATTCAAAAGATTACCGAGATTCCGCAAAAACTGCGCGACAAGTACAAAGAAGTTTTTGAGACTGATTCTAAGTGGCTAGTGCGCGTAGCTGCCTACCGCGGTAAGTGGATCGACCAGAGTCAAAGCTTTAATGTTTTTGTACGCGGCGTTTCGGGCAAGGCCTTGAGCGAAATCTACACCTACGCCTGGAAGATGGGCCTCAAAACCACCTACTATCTGCGCTCACTGGCAGCCAGCCAGGTTGAGAAGTCCACAGTTGATACCGGTAAGTTTGGCAGCACCCACAAGCGTGATTTTAGCGCCATTGCCGTCGAAACTGTCGAAACTGCTCCAGTGCCGGCGCCAATTGCCGAAAACGCTCCAGTTCCGAAGCAACAATCAAGTAAATCTAAAAAATAAAACTTTTAAGGAGAATATGTAATGCCACTTACTAAAACTACTAAGCGTCCCGACATCAATAAGCGCCGGATTATCAACGGCGTTGATGCCGATGTGGTGCAGCTGCACCCTATGAAACACAACTTTGCTTGGGAGGCCTATAATACCGGCAATGCCAACCACTGGCTGCCAACCGAAATTGCTATGCAAGACGACATAGAGATGTGGAAATCGGGCAAGCTGACCAGCGACGAGCGCTTGGCTTTCGAAACAGCCTTGGGCTTTTTTACCACCGCCGACTCGATTGCCGCCAACAATCTAGTGCTAGCTTTTTATCGACACGTTACTAGCCCCGAGGTGCGCATGTACTTACTGCGTCAATCTTATGAGGAGGCCATTCACACTCATGCCTATCAGTATATTGTGGAAAGTTTGGGCCTAGACGGTGGTAAGATCTTTAATATGTACCGCGAAAACGCCTCGCACTTTTCGAAAGCTGACTTTATTTTGACTTTCAACGAGGGTGTGTATGATCCTAAGTTCAAGACCGGCACCTTTGAGGCCGATCAGAAATTTTTAGAAAATATGTGCGTGTTCTCGTTGATTTTGGAAGGCATATTCTTCTACTCCAGCTTTGCTGTGATATTTGGTTTTCAGCGCCAGCACAAGATGACCGGCAGTGCCGAGCAGATTCAGTACATTATGCGCGACGAGACTGTGCACCTCAACTTTGGCATTGATATGATTAACACCATTAAAGATGAGCAGCCCGAACTCTGGACCAAGGACTTTCAAAAACGCATTGTTAAGCTGGTAAAAGATGCTGCTAAGCTCGAATACGCCTATGCCAAGAACGTTTTTCCACGCGGCATATTTGGTATGAACGCCGATGGCTTTCGTCAATACATAGAGCACATTGCCGACCGTCGCCTAAGTCGAGTCGGCCTGCCGCCTCAGTTTAATGTCGACAATCCATTCCCGTGGATGAGCGAAGCTGTCGACCTAAGTAAAGAAAAGAACTTCTTCGAAACTCGAGTAACCGAATACCAAACCGGCGGCACTCTTAACTGGGAATAAGCTAGATCAATTCTCTCTTGTCATCTGAAACGACGACAGCTTGATCGTCATTGATTGATACCACTTCCACTCCTTTGGCATTGAACGACTCTTTGATTGATGCAATTATGTAGCCATACTTTTGGCTGTCGGCGTGAACAAGCGGTTCAAAATCAACCAAATTAAGTCCCTCCCACATAGCTTCGGGGGCCTCTTTTGGATCATCTGCTAGGTCAAAATATTTTAGCGATGGGCTCAACACGATTGCGCCAGCACTTCCGCCGCCAATAACTAGCCCGTTATTAGCCTCTTTGGCGAGAATCTTGTCTGCGCCAACCTTGTGCAACCAATATCTTAAATAGAAGGTGTTTCCGCCACCCATAAACACCCCGTCGGCAGATTTGATCTTATCTAGCAATTCGTCTTGCTTGTTTACATAGTTCCTTAAATCTATTGCCTCTTACTTAATGTCGTAATCGCCTAAAATGGCATCATCCCTGTTGCGCTGGGTTACAAACACGCTGCCCTTATAATCTGAGGCATTATGGATCGTTAAGACAAGTGGCTTTTTTTGTCCACTTCGCTCTGTAGCCAAAAGCTTTTTGTAAACAGGTATTAATTTGTCAGGAAGCTGAGCTAAGTTAAGAGACGAAAGAAATAGCTTCATATGATCTCCATGATAGCGCTTAAGTACTCTTTTTGACCAATGTCGTGTTTGCCATTTGGGACTACCTTAAGTGTTGATTCTCTAATGACGGAATTTGCACGTTTGGCTACAGTCATCATTTCCGGTTCCCTTACTGATTCCTTTTCTCCAACAAGCAAAGTGGTTTTAGATTTAATCTTTTTGCCAGCTTCTAATAAAGAAAAGCTCTTAAAATCGGCCGCTCTATGTTTTCCAATGGATTTGGCCCAGCTGTCGGGAATCGTCTCCATATCTTCTGCAAAGAATGGTGACAAGGAACACAATACCAGTCTGTCTGGGCAGAACTTAGCTGCGCTTATAGTGGCTATCATCGCCCCAAACGAAAATCCTAGTACCAGGTTGAAGTCTCCACTTTTTGAGTTATATAGTTCGTTGAATTGAACAACATAGTCGCTCATTATTTTATATCTCCAGTCAATATTGACCTTAACGGTCTCAAAAGACTGTTGTGCTAGCCTCTTTGAAATTTCATCGACACCCTTTCTTTCAGGTGTTTCGGTATAGCCTGGGACTATGAAAGCTACTTTTTTCACAATAGATTTTTAGCCGTTTCTAACCTTTTCAGTGACTCTTCTTTACCCAGAGTTGCAAAGATATCAAAAAGACCTGGAGCCTCGGTGCGGCCGGTTAGGGCTATGCGTAAGGCATAAAATAGATTTCCGGTGTTTATATCACCCGCTTCGGCAAGTTTGCGTAGGGCTTTCTCGATAACATCGTGATTAAATTCAACATCTTTAAGATCGCTGGCAACAACCTCTAGCCAATTCTCAACATCTTCTGGCTTATCTTTCTTGGTTAGCAGCTCCTTATCAACTTTTGGCTCAGTAAAAAATATCTCCATAAGATACTCGGCGTCACTTAGCTTCTTTATACGGTCTTTATCGAGCTCTACAACTCGAGTTAGATAATCGTTGTGTTTGTACCAACTCGCCGGCAAAAACGGCTCTAAGCGCTTTAAAAGCTCGTCTGTGGGTAACTCGCGTATGTATTCGCCATTCATCCAGGCCAGGCGATTAATATCAAATACCGCCGGGCTTTTTTGTACTCTATCCAAACTAAAACGTTTCACCAGTTCATCGTGGCTAAATATCTCTTGCTCGGTGCCGTCGTTCCAGCCTAAAAGTGCCAAAAAGTTCACCAGTGCCTCTGGCAAATAACCCTTTTCCTTATATTCCAAGACATCGACATCGCCATCGCGTTTACTGAGCTTCTTTTTGCCATCGGGGCCTAAGATTGGTGGCATATGCACAATTGTGGGTCGATCAATCTTTAGTAAGTCGTACAGTGCGGCATACTTTGGCATGGAGCTAATAAACTCATCACCACGAATAATATGGGTAATTTTCATTAGGTAATCATCAACAATATGGGCAAAGTTATAAGTTGGAAAGCCATCGGCCTTGATTAGTATAAAATCATCTATTAGTTCGTTCTTTGTCTCAAACTCGCCCCTTAGCTCATCTTTCCACTTTGTGACTCCGGCTGGGACCTTCAGCCGTACTGGATAACCATTCGTTTCCTTTGAGTGCTCTTCAGGCTCCATATTTTGTTTATAGACAAATGGCTTCTTGGTATCGATTGCGGCAGCTTTATGTGACTGAAACTCTTCAGGGGTAATGTATGAATAATAAGCATTTCCCTGCTTAATTAACTTTTCGGCAAATTCTTGATAGTTTGGCAACCGCTTCGACTGCACATATGGAGCATGCTCGCCCGTTTCGGTATACCACACCCCTTCGTCGGGCTTAAGGCCAAGCCAATCAAGGCTTTTAACTATATGTGTGGCACCCCAGTCTACAAACCGCTCTCGATCAGTGTCTTCGAGGCGTAGAATAAAGCTACCCTTTTGATTTTTGGCAAATAAGTATGCAAACAGTGCTGTGCGAACATTGCCAACATGCAAAAACCCAGTTGGACTGGGTGCAAAACGAGTTCTAACAGGCTTGCTCATAGCTACATTATAACAAAATGGAACCCGCTTAGCTCAACAGGTCTTCGGCCTGAATCTCGTTCCAGTAGCCGTCGGGTTGCCCGCGGTAGAAAACTACTTTTGTAGATGTTTCTTCTGGGTCGTAAACATACTGAACGCGATTGGCGCTACCAGTTTGATGATAAAAAGTTTTCTTATCAATAATTACTGGCCCGGCAATTCGCTCAATCTTATACTTAACATTGTCTTTCTCAAACTCAATACTCTCGACAGTTCGAGTAAGGTCTTTGTTGTCTTCGAGTGGTTCGGTTTTGCGGTTGGAGTTGTCGATTTGATATTTTTCATCTATCAGATCAATTAACTCGTCCCAGGCACGATTGGTCATAGGCTGGTAGCAATTTTGATTAATTGGTCTTGGTTCAGACCGCTAGTATTGCCCTCTAGTCTATACCAAGTGCCCTTATTAATCCAGCTGGCTTGGTTGTTGCCATACATGTATATGGTTAACCCCTGAGCCTGCAAAGCCAGGTAGTTGTCAGATTTCTGAGTCACATAGTTTTCAGCTAAGGCTTGAGAGTCCCAGTCGGTCTTAGCCTCTTGCACCTGCATCTGCTGACTGCCGTTTGAATTGCTAACATTGTAACTAATAAGTCCTGGACTGGCCTGAATGTCGCCCGATACCTTCCAGCCTGAGGGCAAATAGTTTGGCAAACTGGCGTTAATACCCGCCTTGCCACTGGCGACTTTAAAAGCCAAGTTTGGATAGTTGATTTGCCATACATACAATCCAACCACCACCACACCAATTAGGCTTAGAGCCACACTGGCCGGCTTAAGACCAGGCTTTTTCTGCCCGGGCTGAGAATTATTTAATTGAGCTATGACGGTTGGCACGCTATTGGGTTTAGGTATAAGGTGAGTCGGCAGCCCCATTTCCACTACTCGGCCTGAGCCAGGTGTCTGCCTGGCATTGGTTAGTTGGCTATTGGCCCTGGTTGTGGGCGGGAGTATGCTTGGTGGCTGAACAGAATTAACGGCTTTAACTACAGGTGCAGTTTCGGCAGTCGACAGGCCAGGGCTTAAGGCGCTCAGAGTGTTGTGTTTGGGCGGAATGTACTCCACCCCCGGGCTGGCCGCAGGCCGAATATCGCTCATGACTTTGAGGCTGGACTGGGACGGTTTGGCGCTGCCCTGAGTGGCTTTGGCTAGTTCATTAAGCTGAGCATCAGAAAAAACAGACTCGTTTTTGGTATCCAACCCCCCCAGCTCACTGCCGACATTCTCACTCGCAGGGGCTGGATTAGGCTTGGCTAAGTCTAGGTTTTTAATTGGCGCCACCCTCGACACAGTGGGTGCAAATTGAGGTTGGGGAGCCGACTTTGGAGTCTTTTGACCCTCTAAAAGTCGTTGTAGTGAAGACTCGTCGTGAGCATGCTGGACTTTAGATGTGATTTCTGCAGCCGCCTTGGTTTGAGGCTGACTTCTGCTGTCGGGCTGGGTCGTTGGGACTACAGCGGGCTGCGGCACTGGCTGTGCTTGGCTGATTGCCGGTTGTTCAGCAGGGTTTGAAGACAGTGGCTTGGGCGCTCCGGCTGGTTGCTGTGAGCTTGATTGTGCGATAGGTTCTGGCTGTATCGGCTTGGTGCTGCTTACTGCATTGGCCGATGCTGGTTCGGCCGGTTTTGGCGCAATGACTGTAGATGGGGGTGCAGCCAGGGGAGCTAGGGCAGGCGCTGCTTGGGTGTTGGTACCATCAGCCAGTGGTGCTGTGGCAGCTTTGACCGCCACATCTGCAACCGGTGCGCCGGAGCTTGCTGTTTGGCTGTCTGTAGTTTGGACGGGCGTACCACAGTTAGCACAAAAAGTCTTACCTGCAATGGTTATTTGATTGTCGGAACTACAATTTGCACATTGATTCATACTAAAACTCACCCTTCCAGAGTCGATAATATTATATCTTGTTCAAGCTTAAGCGTAAAGCAGATTAACTAGGTGTTTTTGCGCCAGTTAGACCTAG
This window encodes:
- a CDS encoding ribonucleoside-diphosphate reductase subunit alpha gives rise to the protein MAFTHIKKRNGQTAEFDRARIEIAIGKANDSVEGEIAKGAITPLVDGIVARLDQEFDDVLPDVESIQDLVEQALMQAGYYRTVRSYILYRERHSQERVEAQEEIIHKLEQKQLTVVQHDGKKEKFSEEKIAQTIQAYTKDLKHVDVPMLVGAVKINLYDGIVADELYDAIIVAVRSFIERDYEYSLLAARLLLNKLYYDIIGPTTLTRFGSTYKDGFANYIQEGVKNKLLLVEMLNFDLEELAGYLKPERDEIYSFMALQSMYGNYFLRPERESKTVLETPQFFWMRVSMGMALNEPVENRTELVKKFYDMVSTKRYTPSSPTLYNSGTSFPQMSSCFLNTVDDDLDHIFKVFRDNAMMSKFSGGIATDWTNIRGTGSLIKTINIPSQGVIPFLKIANDVTIAIARSGRRIGATCVYLENWHYDFEDFLELRKNTGDERRRTHDMNTASWVSDLFMKRVAQDGQWTMFSPSEVPELHDLYGKEFEEKYVEYEKMADNGDIKMFRRTSATQLWRKMLTMLFETGHPWLTFKDVCNLRSPQDHAGVVHNSNLCTEITLNNSADETAVCNLGSVNLATHVKAGKLDTKMLSETVAWAMRMLDNVVDITFYPTEETKTSNMRHRPVGLGIMGFQDALYKLDIPFESEAAIKFADESMELISYHAIMGSANLAREKGAYSSFKGSKWDRGIFPIDTIELVEKERGQKIDVSRTGKLNWKPVREAVKKYGLRNSNTMAIAPTASIANINDCYPCIEPIYKNLYVKSNMNGEFTVINPFLVEDLKKAKLWNDDMIEKLKFHDGSIQKITEIPQKLRDKYKEVFETDSKWLVRVAAYRGKWIDQSQSFNVFVRGVSGKALSEIYTYAWKMGLKTTYYLRSLAASQVEKSTVDTGKFGSTHKRDFSAIAVETVETAPVPAPIAENAPVPKQQSSKSKK
- a CDS encoding ribonucleotide-diphosphate reductase subunit beta, which translates into the protein MPLTKTTKRPDINKRRIINGVDADVVQLHPMKHNFAWEAYNTGNANHWLPTEIAMQDDIEMWKSGKLTSDERLAFETALGFFTTADSIAANNLVLAFYRHVTSPEVRMYLLRQSYEEAIHTHAYQYIVESLGLDGGKIFNMYRENASHFSKADFILTFNEGVYDPKFKTGTFEADQKFLENMCVFSLILEGIFFYSSFAVIFGFQRQHKMTGSAEQIQYIMRDETVHLNFGIDMINTIKDEQPELWTKDFQKRIVKLVKDAAKLEYAYAKNVFPRGIFGMNADGFRQYIEHIADRRLSRVGLPPQFNVDNPFPWMSEAVDLSKEKNFFETRVTEYQTGGTLNWE
- a CDS encoding Type 1 glutamine amidotransferase-like domain-containing protein, translating into MLDKIKSADGVFMGGGNTFYLRYWLHKVGADKILAKEANNGLVIGGGSAGAIVLSPSLKYFDLADDPKEAPEAMWEGLNLVDFEPLVHADSQKYGYIIASIKESFNAKGVEVVSINDDQAVVVSDDKRELI
- a CDS encoding glutamate--tRNA ligase, with the protein product MSKPVRTRFAPSPTGFLHVGNVRTALFAYLFAKNQKGSFILRLEDTDRERFVDWGATHIVKSLDWLGLKPDEGVWYTETGEHAPYVQSKRLPNYQEFAEKLIKQGNAYYSYITPEEFQSHKAAAIDTKKPFVYKQNMEPEEHSKETNGYPVRLKVPAGVTKWKDELRGEFETKNELIDDFILIKADGFPTYNFAHIVDDYLMKITHIIRGDEFISSMPKYAALYDLLKIDRPTIVHMPPILGPDGKKKLSKRDGDVDVLEYKEKGYLPEALVNFLALLGWNDGTEQEIFSHDELVKRFSLDRVQKSPAVFDINRLAWMNGEYIRELPTDELLKRLEPFLPASWYKHNDYLTRVVELDKDRIKKLSDAEYLMEIFFTEPKVDKELLTKKDKPEDVENWLEVVASDLKDVEFNHDVIEKALRKLAEAGDINTGNLFYALRIALTGRTEAPGLFDIFATLGKEESLKRLETAKNLL
- a CDS encoding DUF4367 domain-containing protein; the protein is MNQCANCSSDNQITIAGKTFCANCGTPVQTTDSQTASSGAPVADVAVKAATAPLADGTNTQAAPALAPLAAPPSTVIAPKPAEPASANAVSSTKPIQPEPIAQSSSQQPAGAPKPLSSNPAEQPAISQAQPVPQPAVVPTTQPDSRSQPQTKAAAEITSKVQHAHDESSLQRLLEGQKTPKSAPQPQFAPTVSRVAPIKNLDLAKPNPAPASENVGSELGGLDTKNESVFSDAQLNELAKATQGSAKPSQSSLKVMSDIRPAASPGVEYIPPKHNTLSALSPGLSTAETAPVVKAVNSVQPPSILPPTTRANSQLTNARQTPGSGRVVEMGLPTHLIPKPNSVPTVIAQLNNSQPGQKKPGLKPASVALSLIGVVVVGLYVWQINYPNLAFKVASGKAGINASLPNYLPSGWKVSGDIQASPGLISYNVSNSNGSQQMQVQEAKTDWDSQALAENYVTQKSDNYLALQAQGLTIYMYGNNQASWINKGTWYRLEGNTSGLNQDQLIKIATSL